One genomic segment of Mycolicibacterium psychrotolerans includes these proteins:
- a CDS encoding MarR family winged helix-turn-helix transcriptional regulator yields the protein MTVAAELDPLALEQQVCFALAATNRAVLAIYRPLLEPLGLTHPQYLVMLSLWDHRKQPGEGRAPLSVKQIATALQMESATLSPMLKRLEALGLITRTRSATDERATDVELTDRGVALRERALEIPPAVVARLGVDLAELHQLREALTRLNTAALAAGALQS from the coding sequence GTGACCGTCGCCGCCGAACTGGATCCCCTGGCCCTGGAACAGCAGGTCTGTTTCGCCTTGGCGGCCACCAACCGCGCGGTGCTCGCGATCTACCGGCCGCTGCTCGAGCCGCTGGGTCTGACCCACCCGCAGTACCTGGTGATGCTGTCGCTGTGGGATCACCGCAAGCAGCCCGGCGAGGGCCGGGCACCACTGTCGGTGAAGCAGATCGCGACCGCGCTGCAGATGGAGTCGGCCACCCTGTCACCGATGCTCAAACGCTTGGAGGCGCTCGGCCTGATCACCCGCACGCGCAGTGCCACCGACGAGCGCGCGACCGACGTCGAACTCACCGACCGGGGCGTCGCGCTGCGTGAACGGGCCCTCGAGATTCCGCCCGCGGTCGTCGCGCGCCTGGGCGTCGACCTCGCCGAACTGCACCAGCTGCGCGAGGCGCTGACTCGCCTGAACACGGCCGCGCTGGCGGCCGGCGCCCTACAGTCCTGA
- a CDS encoding GNAT family N-acetyltransferase: MSGVTAVRADDLATLDVFAEVHVEALVPLAEQLRPLSAAAGQVLMQQGELAVSFLLIASGHAEVSHVGADGHDTVVDLTPGLIVGEIALLRDAPRTATVVATVPLTGWVGGREAFATMLEIPGMMDKLVRTARQRLAAFITPIPVIMRDGSVLYLRPVLPGDSERTTEGPVEFSSETLYRRFQSVRSPTKSLMAYLFEVDYLDHFVFVLTDGVDGPVVADARFVRDANHPEEAEIAFIVGDAYQGRGIGTFLMRAISVAAHDDGVQRFTARVLSDNHPMRSILDHFGACWHRDDLGVVTTEIDVPKPAELPFDSELVRQIRDVARQVIRAVG; encoded by the coding sequence GTGTCCGGTGTGACCGCCGTCCGTGCCGATGATCTCGCCACCCTCGACGTGTTCGCCGAGGTGCACGTGGAAGCGCTGGTGCCGCTGGCCGAACAGCTGCGGCCGTTGTCGGCGGCCGCCGGTCAGGTCCTCATGCAGCAGGGTGAGCTCGCGGTCAGCTTTCTGTTGATTGCGTCCGGTCACGCCGAGGTCAGCCATGTCGGCGCCGACGGTCACGACACCGTCGTCGATCTCACGCCGGGGCTCATCGTCGGCGAGATCGCGCTGCTCCGGGACGCCCCGCGTACCGCCACCGTCGTGGCCACCGTCCCGCTGACCGGCTGGGTCGGCGGCCGGGAAGCCTTCGCCACCATGCTGGAGATCCCCGGCATGATGGACAAACTGGTGCGCACGGCGCGCCAGCGGCTCGCCGCGTTCATCACGCCGATCCCGGTGATCATGCGCGACGGCAGCGTCCTGTATCTGCGGCCGGTGCTGCCGGGCGACAGCGAACGCACCACCGAGGGCCCGGTCGAGTTCTCCAGCGAGACCCTCTACCGCCGCTTCCAATCCGTCCGGTCCCCGACGAAATCGCTGATGGCCTACCTGTTCGAGGTCGACTATCTGGATCACTTCGTCTTCGTGCTGACCGACGGCGTGGACGGACCCGTGGTGGCGGACGCCCGGTTCGTGCGCGACGCGAACCACCCCGAGGAAGCCGAGATAGCGTTCATCGTCGGCGACGCCTACCAGGGCCGCGGCATCGGCACGTTCCTGATGCGTGCCATCTCGGTGGCCGCCCACGACGACGGCGTCCAGCGCTTCACCGCGCGGGTGCTGTCGGACAACCATCCGATGCGCTCGATCCTCGACCATTTCGGTGCGTGCTGGCACCGGGATGACCTGGGTGTCGTCACCACCGAGATCGACGTGCCGAAACCCGCTGAGCTGCCGTTCGATTCGGAGTTGGTGCGACAGATCCGCGATGTCGCGCGACAGGTGATCCGGGCCGTCGGATGA
- a CDS encoding shikimate 5-dehydrogenase, which translates to MTQGHRRPPLNKDTRVCISLAGRPSNIGTRFHNHLYEVLGLDFLYKAFTTTDIVAAIGGVRALGIRGCSVSMPFKEDVLSLVDEIEPSAQTLRSVNTIVNDDGRLTASNTDYLAVQHLVDDNGLSSEHSVLIRGSGGMASAVGAAFADRGFAGGTIVARNERAGRALSQRLGYEFLPDAGGPCARTADIIVNVTPIGMAGGAEERDLAFDDSAIRHARTVFDVVALPSETPLIAAARAAGVDVITGAQVIALQAAEQFERYTGVRPSAEQIAEASAISRA; encoded by the coding sequence ATGACGCAGGGGCACCGCAGGCCGCCGCTGAACAAGGACACCCGCGTGTGCATCTCGCTGGCCGGGCGGCCGAGCAACATCGGCACCCGGTTCCACAACCACCTCTACGAGGTGCTCGGTCTGGACTTCCTCTACAAGGCGTTCACCACCACCGACATCGTCGCCGCCATCGGCGGTGTTCGAGCGCTCGGCATCCGCGGGTGCTCGGTGTCGATGCCGTTCAAGGAGGACGTGCTGAGCCTCGTCGACGAAATCGAGCCCTCCGCGCAGACGCTGCGCTCGGTGAACACGATCGTCAACGATGACGGCCGGCTGACCGCATCGAACACGGATTACCTTGCCGTGCAACACCTCGTCGACGACAACGGGCTCTCGTCGGAGCACTCGGTGCTGATCCGCGGCAGCGGCGGCATGGCCAGCGCGGTCGGAGCGGCCTTCGCCGACCGTGGTTTCGCCGGTGGCACCATCGTCGCGCGCAACGAACGGGCCGGTCGCGCACTTTCGCAGCGGTTGGGATACGAGTTCCTGCCCGACGCCGGTGGGCCGTGCGCGCGCACCGCCGACATCATCGTCAACGTCACCCCGATCGGGATGGCCGGCGGCGCCGAGGAGCGCGATCTCGCGTTCGACGACAGCGCAATTCGCCACGCGCGCACCGTCTTCGACGTGGTGGCTCTGCCCTCGGAGACGCCGCTGATCGCCGCTGCGCGCGCAGCCGGAGTGGACGTCATCACCGGGGCGCAGGTGATCGCGCTGCAGGCCGCCGAACAGTTCGAGCGCTATACCGGGGTACGCCCCAGCGCCGAGCAGATCGCCGAGGCGTCGGCGATCTCACGGGCGTGA
- a CDS encoding LpqN/LpqT family lipoprotein — protein MTIPLRAGIIAIAAVTFGVGLSGCGSDSATTESSTSSSASSSASAAASSPAPTTSAQAAAPAPTLADYIRENNIVETPVSPGEPGSPTIDIPPPKGWEDMGPNTPEGAYMGLAFTADPAMATDPPTVITKVVKLTGNVDPAKVLEAAPGDIRNLPGFQGPGGGQPNKLSGFEATVIGGTYTKDGVTRMVAQKTVVIPGQDALYVLQLNADGTEDQAYPLMDATSTIDEQAKITP, from the coding sequence ATGACCATCCCTCTGCGGGCCGGCATCATCGCCATCGCAGCCGTCACGTTCGGAGTCGGATTGTCCGGCTGCGGATCGGACAGCGCCACCACGGAGTCGAGCACGTCTTCCTCCGCGTCGTCGTCCGCCTCGGCGGCGGCTTCGAGCCCCGCGCCGACCACGTCGGCCCAGGCGGCCGCCCCCGCCCCGACGCTCGCCGACTACATCCGGGAGAACAACATCGTCGAGACGCCGGTGAGTCCGGGCGAGCCCGGCTCGCCGACCATCGACATCCCGCCGCCGAAGGGGTGGGAGGACATGGGCCCGAACACGCCGGAGGGGGCCTACATGGGTTTGGCGTTCACCGCCGATCCGGCGATGGCGACCGATCCGCCGACGGTGATCACGAAGGTGGTCAAGCTGACCGGGAACGTCGACCCGGCGAAGGTGCTCGAAGCCGCGCCGGGCGACATCCGCAATCTGCCGGGGTTCCAGGGACCCGGAGGCGGGCAGCCGAACAAGCTCAGCGGGTTCGAGGCGACGGTGATCGGCGGGACCTACACCAAGGACGGGGTGACCCGGATGGTGGCGCAGAAGACCGTGGTGATCCCCGGCCAGGACGCGCTGTACGTGTTGCAGCTCAACGCCGACGGCACCGAGGACCAGGCGTACCCGTTGATGGACGCGACGTCGACGATCGACGAGCAGGCCAAGATCACGCCCTGA